In Acinonyx jubatus isolate Ajub_Pintada_27869175 chromosome B3, VMU_Ajub_asm_v1.0, whole genome shotgun sequence, a genomic segment contains:
- the WDR89 gene encoding WD repeat-containing protein 89, which translates to MERIEEQFANLNIVKRSSGTTEPTYLLGIDASKTVQAEKESLIAVLCSNGSIRIYDKERLYILREFRGYPGLLNGVRFANSCDNIYSSCTDGTVKCWDARLASEKPVQLFKGYPSNIFISFDISCNDHVICAGTEKVDDDALLVFWDARINSQDLSTSKDPLGAYSETHSDDVTQVRFHPSNPNMVVSGSTDGLVNVFDISIDNEEDALVTTCNSVSSVSCIGWSGKDYKQIYCMTHDEGFCWWDLNHLDTDEPITRLNIQDVREVINVKGGILDYLVGGLYHEKMDKLFVVGGTNTGIIHLLSCTTAGLIHVTSLHGGHAATVRSFCWNMQDDSLLTGGEDAQLLLWKPGALDKTFTKKDSMKIASSVYQRVRVHSNDSYKKRKKQ; encoded by the coding sequence ATGGAGAGGATTGAGGAACAATTCGCTAACCTGAACATTGTTAAACGTTCCTCGGGGACTACAGAGCCTACTTACCTGCTGGGTATAGATGCATCAAAAACCGTacaagcagaaaaagaaagcttgATTGCTGTTTTATGTTCTAACGGATCAATCAGAATCTATGATAAAGAGAGGTTATACATACTACGAGAATTTCGTGGCTATCCTGGGCTTCTCAATGGAGTCAGATTTGCAAATTCTTGTGACAATATATATTCATCATGTACTGACGGCACTGTAAAATGTTGGGATGCTCGATTAGCCAGTGAAAAACCTGTCCAGCTGTTCAAGGGTTACCCTTCCaatattttcattagttttgATATCAGCTGTAATGATCACGTCATTTGCGCTGGTACAGAAAAAGTTGATGATGATGCATTGCTGGTATTTTGGGATGCAAGAATTAATTCTCAGGATTTGTCTACTTCTAAAGACCCACTTGGAGCATATTCAGAGACACACAGTGATGATGTCACTCAAGTACGCTTCCATCCCAGCAATCCCAACATGGTGGTCTCCGGTTCAACTGATGGCCTGGTGAATGTATTTGATATTAGTATTGATAATGAAGAAGATGCACTGGTTACGACCTGTAACTCTGTTTCTTCCGTAAGCTGTATTGGTTGGTCTGGGAAGGACTATAAACAGATTTATTGCATGACGCACGATGAAGGATTTTGTTGGTGGGATCTTAATCATCTGGATACTGATGAACCAATTACACGTTTGAACATCCAGGATGTCAGAGAAGTAATTAATGTAAAAGGAGGCATTTTGGACTATTTGGTTGGTGGCCTGTATCacgaaaaaatggacaaattgttTGTTGTTGGGGGAACAAACACAGGAATTATTCACTTACTGAGCTGTACTACAGCAGGATTGATTCATGTGACCAGCCTTCACGGAGGGCATGCTGCTACAGTCCGTTCTTTCTGTTGGAATATGCAGGATGATTCTTTGCTAACCGGAGGGGAAGATGCACAGTTGTTACTTTGGAAACCTGGAGCATTAGACAAGACATTTAcaaagaaagacagcatgaaAATAGCATCCTCTGTGTACCAGCGAGTTCGAGTTCACAGTAATGATTcttacaagaaaaggaagaagcagtGA
- the LOC106971320 gene encoding 60S ribosomal protein L32-like yields the protein MAVLRPLVKPKIAKKRTKKFIRHQSDRHVKIKRNRRKPRGIDNRVRRRLKGQILMPNVGYGSNKKTKHMLPRGFRKFLVHNVKELEVLLMCNKSYCAETAHKVSSKNHKAIVERAAQLAIRVTNPNARLCSEENE from the coding sequence ATGGCTGTCCTCAGACCTCTGGTGAAGCCCAAGATTGCTAAAAAGAGGACCAAGAAGTTCATCCGGCACCAGTCAGACCGACATGTCAAAATCAAGCGCAACCGGCGGAAACCCAGAGGCATTGACAATAGAGTGCGCAGAAGACTCAAGGGCCAGATCTTGATGCCCAACGTTGGTTACGGGAGCAACAAGAAGACAAAGCACATGCTGCCCCGTGGCTTCCGGAAGTTCCTAGTCCACAATGTCAAGGAGCTTGAGGTGCTGCTGATGTGCAACAAATCTTACTGTGCAGAGACTGCTCACAAGGTCTCCTCCAAGAACCATAAAGCCATTGTGGAAAGAGCAGCTCAGTTGGCCATCAGAGTCACGAATCCCAATGCCAGACTGTGCAGcgaagaaaatgaatag